The genomic interval aactcccttgtttaacctgctgactcAGGTTAcctaatctattttagatataaACCTATGGCATTTGTTAGACCCTTTCAggtttcaaaacacttaaagggtaaatacttcaaaatgcatatttttctattataatgacattttttggCTAAGTTGttatttcttgtgtaaatctgtacttattgttttgtcacagttgttatcagtttgtagcaaattaatctataatgggaactattactgataagccatctttgaGAAAACCCCTACAGAGTTCCCCCAGAGCTAAGCTATTGATCATTGAACAACTTAAGAGGACATTCTACTATCTTGGGCAGTTAGTAGCACTGTCCGTCTTACAGGACGGTTCCGGTCTGCCGATTTTCTTGGATATAGTGACCGACTACATCCTGGCCCGTGACAGTAGTGTGGTGAGCCAGGGAGATCTGCCAGAGCACCTTGCTCAGCTGATAGAACAGGTCagttttgttatataaaaaatgttaaacaaaatatttcagtttttcaaacttaaatatttttatccTTCATCAACATACAGCTTTCATACCTACTTGTTACCATAATTATCACAATTTAATAGATACTTAAGACCaggtggcattttgacagaagtaTGTCCCCTTGTTGACTTAACATATGTTATACTATCAAGCACTGACAATCTTTTGACAGCTCTAAGACTTTTTGTTTTCGAAACTTTACTTAATTTATACCTTACGTTGCAGcataattatcttaaaaataaatgaagAGTCTGATGAGAGTTGTCTGATTAGTGTCAATTTGCTTTAAGATGTACATCATAActtattgataataattattaaaatgttcatgCAATCAAATTGATATTTCAGCATAAAAAGGGTTAATGTTCCTTCCTATAGACACCTTGGTTAAGACACTTGTGTCAGATTTCTTGTCTATCTGATTGTTAGTTTTCTTGACCGGTTGTGTTTTGTTTGCTTTCTTGTGTATATTGCATTATGCTGTTTGTGATTTTGTCACCTTTCTGTTCTATTTGGTCAGTTTGAGCAGGGTTGTCCATGTTCAAGTTTGGGATGTATTTACTGCTGTGCTGCCGGGTGGCTGGGTTGCAATGGTTGAGTTGAAAACGTCCATGTGTAGTTACATTAATGTAAGTGAAGAATGAAAGCACTGTTTTTACTGTAATTTCGATTGTATAAACTTTCAGATGAAGGCCGAAAGTGACGCTGCAGCACAAACACTCTACCAACAGATGTTTGATGAAGCTTCTACTGCTGGGTTTCTGATACCATCCACCAGCTTCAACAAGTGCTTCAAACCAGCCCTGGTTGGTGACCTAGTCCACAATCTGGTTGAGAGCAGTCGGGTGGAGCTTGACCAGTTTGTCGATGGTAAGATATGTCTTTCAACCTACTGCTAATTGAATAAATGCAGAACTTTTCAAAATAAGTCGTACAAACAATGACACTTTCACCTATTTTGAAGAAACTGCTTGACCTTGTACTTGATCCTTCCCAAATTTGACCCTTCTGCATCCCTTGAAATTCCTCTTCGTGCGAAATTACTATGTAGTAAAGAAGAATAGAGCCATCTTTTTCTGGAGGTCCCAGAGGGAGTAAGTGCTCCCCGCTGTGATTTGAAAAATAGCTTGTTGAtttgtaacttttttttttaagtaaatcatATCAAGTTCAACACATTACTGatcaatgttttttaaatatattcataggACTGAAGACTCATCATATTCTTGAGTTGCTGCGTTTGAGGCCTGATGATAGCTGCAGCATATTCAGCAGCCGAACAAAACCGGTGACTGTAGAAGCAGTTCGCTTGCTGTTGCATTTCCGATATCGGACTGAGAATCACGCAGAGACTGGTCAGCAGACAGCCCAAGGTTTTCTGACGTTCCTCTGAGCTACCAAAGGTAAGTAAATTACGTTTACAGCGTAATTGATACGTAttataaaattatgaacacatgggATGACTGACACAGTGTGTCCAAATATTAACTTACACCGAAAAATCTTAATAAGGGGGTGTGTCGGGCAAAAcgttttgcaatatatttctCTGCATAGATTTCGTAGTGCAAAAATATATTGTGGCAACTTACAGTATAATTATAAGCGCGAGTTCTTGCATTATTTGATGATCATTGTAATAGTTCATAATTTCATTCATTTCAGGCCTTGAAATACAATGGAACACCcatattaattttgatttataattgctTAAGTATGTTTATACTTAAAGTTTCCCACTCTccttaaattgtgttctttatgATTAAGTttgacttattttataaactaaatttttgaagcaacttctagactaacagtaactaatatttatatcaacttttttTTTggcagattgtgaacttctttttacattcattaaggtatttgttgttttcgttcatttttaacgatgcttagattctttagacttggcttgtacctgttcttaattctctgtcattgttcttcattttcctaGTTCTTAGAATAAAAGTTAGTCATTTTctttaaagctgctttggttttcacttattaTAGATTTATTCTTTGAGTGttttcaggcgtatctgactggacgcctttagtaaattgaattccaaccagtcagtggtgtcaaCCTGACAGGAAATAAGtgttctttaattagactcgataaatattacatattaagtgctcacaaagttacacaactcgtaaccgtcccgtgaccggttcacttgcgtaagcaaaagagaccgcactaccacagttgtttatagtgaaacattgtaaatacttttaatcgcatttttagttcaatctgaatgacacttgctgatcttcacacatgatgacaatctttatgagcataatattttttgctcatggtgaacttttgtgatcaccttttgtcaattgtctgtcttccgttgtgcatCATGAAAATGCCTTGTTAACTTtgtagagaccacatttattgtt from Dreissena polymorpha isolate Duluth1 chromosome 1, UMN_Dpol_1.0, whole genome shotgun sequence carries:
- the LOC127878979 gene encoding uncharacterized protein LOC127878979 isoform X2 — protein: MTHLGGGNHMGEEDRRGDVNVVDGSGLPIFLDIVTDYILARDSSVVSQGDLPEHLAQLIEQMKAESDAAAQTLYQQMFDEASTAGFLIPSTSFNKCFKPALVGDLVHNLVESSRVELDQFVDGLKTHHILELLRLRPDDSCSIFSSRTKPVTVEAVRLLLHFRYRTENHAETGQQTAQGFLTFL
- the LOC127878979 gene encoding uncharacterized protein LOC127878979 isoform X1; the encoded protein is MGTITDKPSLRKPLQSSPRAKLLIIEQLKRTFYYLGQLVALSVLQDGSGLPIFLDIVTDYILARDSSVVSQGDLPEHLAQLIEQMKAESDAAAQTLYQQMFDEASTAGFLIPSTSFNKCFKPALVGDLVHNLVESSRVELDQFVDGLKTHHILELLRLRPDDSCSIFSSRTKPVTVEAVRLLLHFRYRTENHAETGQQTAQGFLTFL